The sequence GCCCGCGCGTCCGTCGTGGGGCGCGCTTCCTTCCAGCCGGGGAGCGCGGCCACTTCGGCCACGAAGGCGGCGAAGAAGAGCTGGACGAGGCCGATGGAGGAGTCCTCGCTGAAGACGGCGATGGCGATCAGGTCCTCGGCGGGGGTGCGAAAGGGGCCGATGAACACCTGCGACGCCGTGCCGCCCTGGTGCAGGTGGCGGAAGCCCTGCTCGCCGATCAGCTCCGCGAGCGCCTGGCTGCTGGCGTGGATGCCGGCGCCCAGCGATGCGACGCCCATCACGTCCAGCGCACGGGCGAAGCCGCGCTGCGCGAGGACCTGGCCGCTGCGGTTGATGAGGAGCACCAGGCGCAGCCCCGCCTCGCGCGCGAACCGCTCCACCGGACCGGCGAGCGCTTCCGAGAACTGCGCGAGGTCGGCGCGCCTCATCCGCCCAGCGCCTCCACCACGCGCGCCGCCTCGAGACGTACCAGCCCCACGTTCACCCAGCTCTCCGCCACCACCACCAGCAGCAGGTCGCCCAGCTGCGGCGGGGCGGCGGCGAAGAGGAGGCCCTCCTCGCCGTCCACCTGCACGAATGCGGCGTCGCCGAAGTCGGCGGCGGACATGGAGCGGCGGGCGCGGCGGAAGATGGAAGCCACCAGCGCCGCCACCGCGTCGCCCGGGACGCCCAGCATCAGCTCCTCGGCCACCACGAGCCCGTCCTCCACGGCGACGACCATGGAGCCGCGCACGCCGGTGACGCGGTTGACGCGGTCCAGGAGCTCCCGGTAGCCGCTCACCGCGCGCCTCCTATGGCCGCCAGGAAGCGCTCCGCCGACTCGCGCGCCCGCGCCGCCACCCGCAGCACCCACCCCATCGGCACGTCGCGCCGCCCGGCTACCGCCACCATCCCGCCGTCCCCGGTCGGGGCGAGGCGCACGACGGCCTGCGGCGTCTCGACCAGGATCCCCTTCCAGGCGCCCAGCTTCAGGTGGCGTACAGCGCGCTCCGCCTCGCTGGATGCACCCGAGAGGACGGCGGAGAT is a genomic window of Longimicrobium sp. containing:
- a CDS encoding roadblock/LC7 domain-containing protein, whose product is MSGYRELLDRVNRVTGVRGSMVVAVEDGLVVAEELMLGVPGDAVAALVASIFRRARRSMSAADFGDAAFVQVDGEEGLLFAAAPPQLGDLLLVVVAESWVNVGLVRLEAARVVEALGG
- a CDS encoding roadblock/LC7 domain-containing protein encodes the protein MRRADLAQFSEALAGPVERFAREAGLRLVLLINRSGQVLAQRGFARALDVMGVASLGAGIHASSQALAELIGEQGFRHLHQGGTASQVFIGPFRTPAEDLIAIAVFSEDSSIGLVQLFFAAFVAEVAALPGWKEARPTTDARAFEKDLEAGLENVFGA